AACATCTTATCCTGGTGCAAATTCAGACATTATAGAATCGCAGATTACGGAGCCGCTGGAGAAATCCATTAATGGGATAGACGGAATCAGGAACATCAGCTCTTCCAGCAACCAGGGAACCAGCAACATCACCATTGAATTTAACCTGGATAAAAACATAGACGATGCCGCCAATGATGTGCGCGATAAGGTTTCGCAAGCGGCCAGAAGTTTACCCAAAGACATTGACGGGAACCCAGTGGTGAGTAAAGCCGATGCGAATTCTGATGCCATCATTACCATGACCGTGCAAAGCGACAAACGCAATGTAATGGAACTGAGTGATTATGCCGAAAATGTAATAGCTGAAAGGCTACAAACCATTTCCGGTGTCAGCGCTATCCAAATTCAGGGTCAGCGTAAATATGCGATGCGTATCCGGATTGAACCGGATAAACTGGCTTCTTATGGTCTAACTACACAAGATATCGTTACCGCATTAGATAATGAAAATGTGGAGCTGCCTTCAGGAAAAATAACCGGTGCCAATACAGAGCTGATTGTCAAAACCCTGGGTAAACTAACGAATGCAGAACAATTCAATAACCTGATCTTAAAATCAGACTCCAACAATGTAGTGCGGTTAAAAGACATCGGCTTTGCCCAGCTTGGTTCAGAAAATGAAGAAACGGTTTTGCGCGAATCTGGTAAACCCATGGTTGCCGTCGGCTTAATTCCGCAACCAGGAGCCAATTACCTGGACATTTCGAAGGAGTTTGACACCCGTTTTGAGCAGCTTCAAAAAGACATTCCTAAAGACATTAGGCTCAACATATCTTTAGATACGACCAAATTCATCAAATCATCTGTAACAGAAGTCGCGGAAACCATCATTCTGTCGCTGATATTGGTAATTATCATCATTTACTTGTTTTTCAGGGACTGGGCCATTGCCATCAGGCCATTAATTGACATTCCAGTATCATTGATTTTTACTTTTTTCATCATGTACATTTTTGGATTTTCTATCAATGTACTTTCTTTATTGGCCATTGTACTGGCAACGGGATTGGTGGTGGATGATGGAATTGTGGTTACCGAAAACATCTTTAAGAAAGTAGAAGAAGGCTATTCTCCATTTGAAGCTGCCATTAAAGGTTCAAACGAGATCTTTTTTGCGGTCATCTCCATTTCCATCACGCTTGCTGCCGTATTTTTACCCGTAATATTTTTACAGGGCTTTGTTGGACGGCTTTTCAGAGAGTTTGGGATCGTTATTGGTGCGGCGGTACTCATTTCAGCATTTGTTTCGCTCACTTTAACGCCAATGCTGAACGCCTACCTGATGAAAAAAACAGGCCATGAGAAATCAAAGTTTTACAATTGGTCTGAACCTTATTTTGTAAAACTTAACGACAGTTACGCAGAAAACCTTAACAAATTTTTAGACCGAAAATGGCTCGCCATACCTATTATTGCCATCTGCATGGGCATGATTGCCTTATTTTGGAGCCTGGTACCAAAAGAAACTGCTCCATATGATGACCGCAGCGCCATCAACATGAATATTACGACACCAGAAGGCGCTTCGTTTGCGTATACCGATAGGTTTATGATGAAGGTACAACAGATGATCTCTGACTCTGTACCCGAAAAAAAGGTCAACATCACCATTACCTCTCCAG
The nucleotide sequence above comes from Pedobacter sp. MC2016-14. Encoded proteins:
- a CDS encoding efflux RND transporter permease subunit — encoded protein: MSISTTSIKRPVLAIVMNLAILLFGVIGYNFLGVREFPNIDPTVVSVRTSYPGANSDIIESQITEPLEKSINGIDGIRNISSSSNQGTSNITIEFNLDKNIDDAANDVRDKVSQAARSLPKDIDGNPVVSKADANSDAIITMTVQSDKRNVMELSDYAENVIAERLQTISGVSAIQIQGQRKYAMRIRIEPDKLASYGLTTQDIVTALDNENVELPSGKITGANTELIVKTLGKLTNAEQFNNLILKSDSNNVVRLKDIGFAQLGSENEETVLRESGKPMVAVGLIPQPGANYLDISKEFDTRFEQLQKDIPKDIRLNISLDTTKFIKSSVTEVAETIILSLILVIIIIYLFFRDWAIAIRPLIDIPVSLIFTFFIMYIFGFSINVLSLLAIVLATGLVVDDGIVVTENIFKKVEEGYSPFEAAIKGSNEIFFAVISISITLAAVFLPVIFLQGFVGRLFREFGIVIGAAVLISAFVSLTLTPMLNAYLMKKTGHEKSKFYNWSEPYFVKLNDSYAENLNKFLDRKWLAIPIIAICMGMIALFWSLVPKETAPYDDRSAINMNITTPEGASFAYTDRFMMKVQQMISDSVPEKKVNITITSPGFGGAGSTNSGFVRMGLTDPGDRELSQAEVAARLTKITRKYTEGKVTVTQQPTISVGRRGGLPVNYIIQGQNFEKLREKVPVFMDEVAKDPTFTTSDVNLKFNKPEINLTIDRDKAKNLGVSASDIGLALQLGLSGQRFSYFFTNGKQYQVIGQFEVADRKDPLDLSSVYVKNDKGQLIQLDNVVSAQEQSSPPQLYRNNRFTAATVSAALAPGSSIGDGIAAMDRISAKVLDETFSTDLGGESRDFKESSSNTMFAFGLALLLVYLILSAQFESFIDPIIIIITVPMAVAGALLSLWLFGQTWNIFSQIGTIMLIGLVTKNGILIVEFANQLKEQGASIHDAIREASVNRLRPILMTSLAIAIGALPIAMALGAAAKSRMGMGIVIVGGTTFSLVLTLFVIPAIYSYWSKPHKVNIELKEYLDKSPDEN